From the Hyphomicrobium sp. ghe19 genome, one window contains:
- a CDS encoding NAD(P)-binding domain-containing protein: MGHALNNRPVGVIGNDEFGGAIAERIAGCRFRVMYAALAGSPPIAYGEMLEPASESTIAMRCPIVLAAIEDTETFRRLLVGDGEKALAGGLQPGSVLVDLGARTPREFQTLFEVLEPRNVALVDAALISAPEAALHGHAKILLGGDLASVEIAESILALLGNVERTGPLGSAHAAAALMGYIEAAQSVAREEALALGAACGLTPETLKRVLSDESVPRDLNVVQLARRAALARRIARDRRGSADIINLAAEKHARNRENR; this comes from the coding sequence ATGGGTCACGCTCTGAATAATCGGCCGGTCGGCGTTATCGGCAATGACGAATTCGGCGGAGCAATCGCCGAGCGCATCGCTGGTTGCCGTTTCCGCGTCATGTACGCTGCGCTGGCTGGTTCCCCGCCGATCGCCTACGGCGAGATGCTCGAGCCGGCGAGCGAGTCGACCATCGCCATGCGATGCCCGATCGTGCTTGCCGCCATCGAAGACACCGAGACCTTCCGCCGGCTCCTCGTAGGCGACGGCGAGAAGGCCCTTGCGGGCGGACTGCAGCCGGGCTCCGTACTTGTCGATCTTGGCGCCCGCACGCCGCGCGAATTTCAAACGCTGTTCGAAGTCCTGGAGCCGCGAAACGTCGCATTGGTCGACGCTGCATTGATCAGCGCCCCCGAGGCGGCGCTGCACGGCCACGCGAAAATTCTTCTCGGCGGCGACCTCGCTTCGGTCGAAATCGCGGAAAGCATTCTGGCGCTCCTCGGCAACGTCGAACGCACCGGCCCGCTCGGCAGTGCGCACGCTGCGGCCGCACTCATGGGCTACATCGAAGCCGCACAATCCGTCGCCCGCGAAGAAGCGCTCGCCCTCGGCGCGGCCTGCGGACTGACGCCGGAGACGCTGAAACGCGTCCTGTCTGACGAATCGGTTCCGCGTGACCTGAACGTCGTGCAGCTCGCCCGCCGCGCCGCCCTCGCCCGCAGGATCGCCCGCGACCGGCGCGGCAGCGCCGATATCATCAACCTCGCGGCCGAAAAGCACGCACGAAACCGCGAAAATCGTTGA
- a CDS encoding septal ring lytic transglycosylase RlpA family protein — MRSKIAIAAFAFAGVTAAAVPAMAASSHHKAAYHKTSYHKASYQKHAHVSGRKAVRKVATRKSIGGGGGSHGVASYYWQGQQTASGARFNPEGLTAAHRTLPFGTRVRVTNQSNGQSVVVTINDRGPFVGGRVIDLSRGAARQINMTGAGLARVSLEVLGRS; from the coding sequence ATGCGTTCAAAGATTGCGATCGCCGCGTTCGCGTTCGCTGGGGTTACGGCAGCAGCCGTCCCTGCAATGGCAGCCTCGTCGCACCACAAGGCGGCGTATCACAAGACGTCGTACCACAAGGCTTCCTACCAGAAGCACGCCCACGTTTCCGGCCGCAAGGCCGTCCGGAAAGTCGCCACCCGCAAGTCGATTGGCGGCGGCGGCGGCTCGCACGGAGTCGCATCTTACTACTGGCAGGGCCAGCAGACCGCTTCGGGCGCCCGCTTCAACCCTGAAGGCCTGACGGCCGCTCACCGCACGCTCCCGTTCGGAACGCGCGTTCGCGTCACGAACCAGTCGAATGGCCAGTCGGTCGTCGTCACCATCAATGACCGTGGTCCCTTCGTCGGCGGCCGCGTCATCGACCTGTCGCGCGGCGCTGCCCGGCAGATCAACATGACCGGCGCCGGCCTGGCCCGCGTCTCGCTCGAGGTTCTCGGCCGCAGCTGA
- a CDS encoding septal ring lytic transglycosylase RlpA family protein, producing the protein MACVAVWIVGLALLAGGTPSEAQTLAEDLSGPAIKAEESGHWTTVTAPARPVGKPAGTFDHWQAKITIAKPSFASAKQPVAAAGPIGEQPYGLHGPDPAGTGHALKGIASFYGKGERTATGEAFNPQDLTAAHKTLPFGTRVRVTRVDNGDSVVVRINDRGPFKPGRVIDLSTKAAEDLGMTGKGLAAVSLEVLDR; encoded by the coding sequence TTGGCATGTGTTGCCGTATGGATAGTTGGTCTGGCCCTGCTCGCCGGGGGAACTCCGTCAGAAGCTCAGACACTGGCCGAAGATCTGTCGGGCCCGGCTATTAAGGCCGAGGAGAGCGGCCATTGGACCACGGTTACGGCTCCAGCCCGCCCAGTGGGCAAACCGGCGGGCACATTCGATCACTGGCAGGCGAAAATAACGATCGCCAAGCCATCCTTCGCCAGCGCCAAACAACCTGTTGCCGCTGCAGGGCCGATCGGCGAACAACCCTATGGACTTCATGGCCCTGACCCGGCCGGAACGGGTCACGCCCTCAAGGGCATCGCGTCCTTCTATGGAAAAGGCGAACGCACCGCGACGGGTGAGGCCTTCAACCCTCAAGATCTGACAGCGGCGCACAAGACGCTCCCCTTCGGCACGCGCGTCCGCGTAACACGGGTCGATAATGGCGATAGCGTCGTGGTCCGGATCAACGACCGCGGCCCCTTCAAGCCAGGCCGCGTCATCGACCTGTCCACGAAAGCCGCCGAAGACCTCGGCATGACCGGCAAGGGCCTAGCGGCTGTCAGCCTCGAGGTTCTCGACCGCTAA
- a CDS encoding DUF3280 domain-containing protein has translation MIERRRIFLLPLILATLLLQVPCIQQAGASPSPPRLAFLGLRLQNDNEVLEPTTEAERNRISIIEKQFTSSLEAARSYSIVPLTNDIRAKIASGQFVGSCGGCEAEFGKELKADRVAWITVQKVSNLILNMNLYMADPATDKMTFLKSVDIRGNTDESWSRSLKYLLDNYFYDKKS, from the coding sequence ATGATTGAGCGGCGACGCATATTCCTATTGCCATTGATACTCGCGACGCTGCTGCTTCAGGTGCCTTGCATTCAGCAGGCAGGAGCTTCGCCGTCACCGCCTCGGTTAGCGTTCCTCGGCTTGCGCCTTCAGAACGATAATGAGGTTTTGGAGCCGACCACCGAGGCCGAACGCAATCGGATATCGATTATCGAGAAGCAGTTCACCTCGTCTCTCGAAGCCGCGCGCAGCTATTCCATCGTGCCGTTGACCAACGATATCCGCGCGAAAATCGCGAGCGGCCAGTTCGTCGGTTCATGCGGTGGCTGTGAGGCGGAATTCGGCAAAGAGCTCAAGGCCGACCGGGTTGCGTGGATCACGGTTCAGAAGGTTTCGAACCTCATTCTGAACATGAACCTCTACATGGCCGATCCGGCGACCGATAAAATGACGTTCTTGAAGAGCGTCGACATTCGGGGCAATACGGATGAATCTTGGTCCCGCAGCTTAAAGTATTTGCTCGACAACTATTTCTACGACAAGAAATCGTAG
- a CDS encoding DUF4332 domain-containing protein, whose product MSLLYRIVYATHANGTHHKLALDALNALERDDREEWTRVFLKHVELYLKGSKDPDNTFKDFKNHVLHVSENYWGGAIEKVNEWYGRTVFELKAGNWPEAVYAAGVLSHYFTDPVMPFHTGQTEAENAIHRAAEWSINRSYNTLRALGEKRYPNPDVRVPAGPRWLSEFVCNSAEFSHRYYEKLIAHYDIHKGATRPEEGLDDIGKNIVAELLIYASASFGKVLDRAISEANVLVPEVTLTSETFLSLTEIPQKFIEKRLSNAEDRKLVAAIYDELRATGTVRHSLSEDDKTIRELHYNEVLAPKLAERNEERAARIEGRDDTPLELAVAKSAVSLAQISEQPPALPEAPPPRPRAETMTAHQKPAPATRQWEERAIQAKTYLMPDDDLEAAPSIGPKTADRIAAIGVYSVGDFLAQDPEALAELLNDPHVDAETLLDWQDQARLVMAVPGLRGTHAQLLVGAGYRTAQAVAEADPVALSANVLRFVTTSAGKRVLREGRPPDIEKIKGWVAVAKQAIAA is encoded by the coding sequence ATGTCACTTCTCTATCGCATCGTCTACGCCACGCACGCGAACGGCACGCATCACAAGCTTGCGCTCGATGCGCTGAATGCCTTGGAGCGCGACGACAGGGAAGAATGGACGCGCGTTTTCCTGAAGCACGTCGAGCTTTATCTGAAGGGTTCGAAAGACCCGGACAACACGTTCAAGGATTTCAAGAACCACGTTCTCCACGTCTCGGAAAACTACTGGGGCGGCGCGATCGAGAAGGTGAACGAATGGTACGGCCGCACCGTCTTTGAACTCAAAGCCGGCAACTGGCCCGAAGCCGTCTACGCCGCGGGCGTGCTGAGCCACTACTTCACCGATCCGGTCATGCCGTTTCATACCGGCCAGACCGAAGCCGAAAACGCCATTCATCGCGCCGCCGAGTGGAGCATCAATCGCTCTTACAATACGCTCCGCGCGCTCGGCGAAAAACGCTACCCGAACCCGGACGTTCGCGTTCCCGCCGGTCCGCGCTGGCTCTCCGAATTCGTGTGCAATAGCGCCGAGTTCTCGCATCGCTATTACGAAAAGCTCATCGCCCACTACGACATCCACAAGGGCGCGACCCGGCCGGAGGAAGGCCTCGACGACATCGGCAAGAACATCGTCGCCGAGCTTCTGATCTACGCGTCGGCAAGTTTCGGCAAGGTTCTCGATCGCGCCATCAGCGAAGCGAACGTACTGGTGCCCGAAGTAACGCTGACGTCGGAAACGTTCCTGAGCCTCACGGAGATCCCGCAGAAGTTCATCGAGAAGCGGCTGTCGAACGCCGAAGACCGAAAGCTCGTCGCCGCCATCTACGACGAACTGCGCGCGACCGGCACTGTCCGGCATTCCCTGTCGGAAGACGACAAGACCATTCGCGAGCTTCACTACAACGAGGTTTTGGCGCCTAAACTCGCAGAGCGAAACGAAGAACGCGCGGCCCGCATCGAAGGCCGTGACGACACTCCGCTGGAACTTGCCGTTGCCAAATCGGCCGTGTCACTCGCGCAAATCTCCGAGCAGCCACCCGCGCTGCCCGAAGCGCCGCCGCCAAGGCCGCGCGCCGAGACCATGACGGCTCATCAGAAGCCCGCGCCCGCGACCCGGCAATGGGAAGAGCGTGCGATCCAAGCAAAAACGTATCTTATGCCGGATGACGATCTCGAGGCCGCGCCGTCCATCGGCCCGAAGACCGCCGATCGTATCGCGGCAATCGGCGTCTACAGCGTCGGCGATTTCCTCGCGCAGGATCCGGAAGCGCTCGCGGAGCTTTTGAACGATCCGCATGTCGACGCCGAAACGCTTCTCGATTGGCAGGATCAGGCAAGGCTCGTGATGGCCGTGCCCGGCCTCAGAGGCACGCACGCGCAATTGCTCGTCGGCGCGGGCTATCGGACGGCGCAGGCCGTCGCCGAAGCCGATCCCGTCGCGCTTTCCGCCAACGTATTGCGGTTCGTCACGACGTCCGCCGGCAAGCGCGTGTTGCGCGAAGGCCGGCCGCCCGACATCGAAAAGATCAAGGGCTGGGTAGCCGTCGCCAAGCAAGCCATCGCCGCCTAG
- a CDS encoding magnesium transporter CorA family protein → MITVYDAVGEKLVPRGTLGDITTAVWIDLIDPKEDEDKFIEKALGIEVPTRSEMREIEASNRFYTENGAYYMTSIILHNSEQGVPMTSVVTFILFRNNLVTVRYAEPRAFPIYIARAAKGDVDCVTGPGVMIGLLEMLIEREADLIERVQDEVERMAPLVFGQTTASRRPQNRRLDVLLKSVGKEGDITSRAQESAMSLHRLSLYFANAARERKDDTRVLARIEAANHDILSLMESMRFLSARTSFLLDATLGMISTEQNQIIKLFSVMAVMLMPPTLVASIYGMNFKNMPELEQPWGYPMALFLMFFAALIPYLYFKRKGWL, encoded by the coding sequence ATGATCACGGTGTATGACGCAGTTGGCGAGAAATTGGTACCGCGAGGCACACTCGGAGATATCACGACGGCCGTCTGGATCGACCTCATCGATCCGAAGGAAGATGAGGACAAGTTCATCGAGAAGGCGCTCGGCATAGAAGTGCCGACGCGGTCGGAGATGCGCGAGATCGAGGCCTCGAACCGTTTCTATACCGAGAACGGCGCCTACTACATGACGAGCATTATCCTGCATAACAGCGAGCAGGGCGTGCCGATGACGTCCGTCGTCACCTTCATCCTTTTCCGCAATAACCTCGTCACCGTGCGCTATGCCGAACCGCGAGCATTTCCCATTTACATCGCGAGAGCCGCCAAGGGCGATGTCGACTGCGTAACGGGCCCAGGCGTGATGATCGGCCTGTTGGAAATGCTGATCGAACGGGAAGCCGATCTCATCGAGCGCGTCCAGGACGAGGTCGAACGCATGGCGCCTCTCGTCTTCGGGCAAACCACCGCCAGCCGCAGGCCCCAGAACCGCCGCCTGGACGTCCTTCTCAAATCGGTCGGCAAGGAAGGCGACATAACCTCGAGAGCGCAGGAAAGCGCCATGTCGCTGCATCGGCTCTCGCTCTACTTTGCGAACGCCGCGCGCGAGCGCAAAGACGACACCCGCGTGCTGGCGCGGATCGAAGCGGCCAATCACGATATCCTGTCGCTCATGGAAAGCATGCGCTTTCTATCGGCTCGTACGAGCTTTCTGCTCGACGCGACCCTCGGCATGATTTCGACCGAGCAGAACCAGATCATCAAACTGTTCTCGGTCATGGCGGTCATGCTGATGCCGCCGACGCTGGTCGCATCGATCTACGGGATGAACTTCAAGAACATGCCCGAGCTTGAACAGCCCTGGGGCTATCCGATGGCGCTCTTTCTGATGTTTTTCGCAGCCCTCATCCCCTACCTCTATTTCAAGAGAAAGGGATGGCTCTGA
- a CDS encoding helix-turn-helix transcriptional regulator codes for MKKAVAQPAPATTRPDALERIKTAMVEKKLTQAELADAADCHEKTIQNLLGGRSVRDQTLFDVCMVLGLDFHGLRDAWHGESVALESAGGPLELRGNGGGIAPIYMGAYTRAAVDHYIGSYLTLRRSFSVPDTIIAYRTDITWDAEWPSLLFQERDRPDAPYAHRGRLYIPASSSFIHLVSLTKGAMRMVVVSQLDRSGEMRGIITTLNKQRATFIPVATPILYAQRENFDADAFGEVTPKNPAYGEYKRLLDETIAEGYARLVT; via the coding sequence ATGAAGAAAGCTGTCGCCCAGCCTGCGCCCGCCACCACTCGTCCCGACGCGCTCGAGCGCATCAAGACGGCAATGGTCGAGAAGAAGCTGACGCAAGCGGAACTCGCCGACGCTGCCGATTGCCACGAAAAGACAATTCAAAACCTCCTCGGCGGACGCTCCGTGCGCGATCAAACGCTGTTCGACGTCTGCATGGTTCTGGGCCTCGATTTTCACGGGCTCCGCGATGCCTGGCATGGCGAGTCCGTTGCGCTCGAAAGCGCGGGCGGCCCGTTGGAGCTAAGAGGCAACGGCGGCGGCATCGCGCCGATTTATATGGGGGCCTACACACGCGCGGCCGTCGACCATTACATCGGCAGCTATCTGACGCTCAGAAGATCGTTCTCGGTTCCCGACACGATCATCGCGTATCGCACCGATATTACCTGGGACGCGGAGTGGCCGAGCCTTCTCTTTCAGGAACGCGACCGGCCGGACGCCCCATATGCCCATCGCGGCCGGCTCTATATCCCGGCCTCGTCGAGTTTCATCCACCTCGTCTCGCTGACCAAAGGCGCGATGCGGATGGTCGTCGTCTCGCAACTCGATCGCTCCGGCGAGATGCGGGGCATCATCACGACGCTGAACAAGCAACGCGCGACCTTCATTCCGGTCGCGACGCCGATACTCTACGCCCAGCGCGAAAACTTCGATGCCGATGCCTTCGGCGAGGTGACGCCGAAGAATCCGGCCTATGGCGAATACAAACGCCTGCTCGATGAAACCATCGCCGAGGGCTACGCGCGGCTCGTCACCTGA
- a CDS encoding polysaccharide deacetylase family protein, with the protein MFVCRVALLCGLTALFAVPVAYAADEAVCPRAGTLGVSRTVEIDTTGGPGFGMDNYKAYDFLQDKEVILTFDDGPQKYTTEAVLKALADECVKATFFSIGKMALGYPEIIREVAKAGHTVGTHTWSHKSIAKLKTFDEGKDEIERGVSAVHRAVGGPVAPFFRFPTLADTPEAVAYLGRRNIAMFSTDIDSFDFKPQTADHLVKSLMQKIDKRGKGILLMHDIHKTTAKAVPMILAELKAKGYKIVHMTAKFPLTTVAEYDQAIEKEAKGLPQVGTERPVSSIVKTIDGPAPAPESASNGGEPEGLPAPPTPEASTTTGSAAPAAGTATPAAQAAPPLPAFPTTPSTEPASNPAPGKQSAVAPMKSIAEPSSPPSPNGPVVTVTGSFPAANNAAASPTHTAAVNLASETPSPVKTVSGTGPQETATANAAPAAPMMPVETGPQQPQKSISQRVKEAWEYWFGQ; encoded by the coding sequence ATGTTCGTATGCCGGGTGGCGCTCTTATGTGGTCTGACGGCACTTTTCGCCGTACCCGTCGCCTATGCAGCGGATGAAGCAGTCTGTCCTCGCGCTGGCACGCTCGGGGTATCCCGCACCGTCGAAATCGACACGACCGGCGGCCCTGGCTTCGGCATGGACAACTACAAGGCCTATGACTTCCTGCAGGACAAGGAAGTCATCCTGACCTTCGATGACGGCCCGCAGAAATATACGACGGAAGCCGTGCTGAAGGCACTGGCCGACGAATGCGTGAAAGCGACGTTCTTCTCGATCGGAAAGATGGCGCTCGGATATCCTGAGATCATCCGTGAAGTCGCCAAAGCCGGACATACGGTCGGCACGCACACGTGGAGTCACAAGTCGATCGCCAAGCTCAAGACGTTCGACGAAGGCAAGGACGAGATCGAGCGCGGCGTCAGCGCGGTTCATCGCGCAGTTGGCGGGCCGGTCGCGCCGTTCTTCCGCTTTCCAACTCTCGCCGATACGCCAGAGGCCGTCGCCTATCTCGGCAGACGCAACATCGCGATGTTCTCGACCGACATCGATAGCTTTGATTTCAAACCCCAGACGGCCGATCACCTCGTAAAGTCGCTGATGCAGAAGATCGACAAGAGGGGCAAGGGCATCCTCTTGATGCACGACATTCACAAGACGACCGCGAAGGCCGTGCCAATGATCCTCGCCGAGCTCAAGGCGAAGGGATACAAAATCGTCCACATGACGGCGAAGTTCCCGCTGACGACAGTCGCGGAATACGATCAAGCCATCGAAAAGGAAGCCAAGGGCTTGCCGCAGGTCGGCACAGAACGACCGGTGTCGAGCATCGTCAAGACGATCGATGGTCCGGCGCCGGCGCCCGAGTCTGCTTCGAACGGTGGAGAGCCCGAAGGACTGCCGGCTCCGCCAACTCCTGAGGCTTCGACGACTACGGGCTCCGCGGCTCCGGCTGCTGGGACCGCGACGCCTGCGGCTCAGGCGGCGCCGCCGCTTCCGGCGTTTCCGACAACACCTTCGACCGAACCAGCGTCCAATCCGGCTCCGGGCAAGCAGTCGGCTGTCGCGCCGATGAAGTCCATCGCCGAGCCGTCGTCGCCGCCGTCTCCGAATGGCCCGGTCGTCACGGTGACGGGCAGCTTTCCGGCGGCCAACAATGCAGCCGCTTCACCAACGCACACCGCGGCCGTGAACTTGGCGTCAGAGACGCCGTCTCCGGTTAAGACCGTTTCAGGAACAGGGCCGCAGGAGACGGCGACGGCAAATGCCGCTCCCGCTGCGCCTATGATGCCGGTCGAGACGGGACCGCAGCAGCCGCAGAAATCGATTTCACAGCGCGTGAAGGAAGCTTGGGAATATTGGTTCGGCCAGTAA
- a CDS encoding lysozyme inhibitor LprI family protein encodes MSEAIIYKSGTSKVAAAVSVGSLLALAIIAGAVRPAAAQEFDCQRARTASERTICRSDRLAGLDERMSALYSELKSAYDNRYQRNDLKMYQRRFLDARDSCGRDVECIRGAYLDQISVLESRLEQAYRRSER; translated from the coding sequence ATGTCGGAAGCAATCATATACAAGTCTGGCACTTCGAAGGTGGCGGCGGCCGTTTCGGTCGGGTCGCTGCTGGCGCTCGCCATAATCGCCGGTGCGGTCCGCCCCGCGGCCGCACAGGAATTCGATTGCCAGCGCGCGCGCACGGCGTCCGAGCGGACGATCTGCAGAAGCGACCGGCTGGCCGGGCTCGACGAGCGGATGAGCGCATTATATTCCGAGTTGAAGTCGGCCTATGACAATCGCTATCAGCGCAACGATTTGAAGATGTACCAGCGCCGGTTTCTGGATGCCCGCGATAGCTGTGGCCGGGATGTCGAGTGCATCAGGGGTGCCTATCTCGATCAGATCAGCGTGCTGGAATCCCGTCTCGAGCAGGCTTACCGGCGCAGCGAGCGCTGA
- a CDS encoding polymer-forming cytoskeletal protein translates to MFNRVATPDIRGPEPVKTLTPQQQPIPQMKTPAPPLFGSPLQQSGSVIDAPTSVLGQDITIAGQQLVIKTKGSLLIAGHIQGDVHGEAVTVGETGSVVGTITARTITVQGEVSGALKGTSVNLNATSRVDGDIVKQTLSIDEGAQFDGSVRRAKDVGEVTPDLS, encoded by the coding sequence ATGTTCAACCGCGTAGCGACGCCGGATATTCGTGGCCCTGAGCCAGTCAAGACACTCACACCGCAACAGCAGCCGATACCACAGATGAAAACTCCGGCTCCGCCGCTTTTCGGCTCTCCGCTTCAGCAATCGGGCTCAGTGATCGACGCGCCGACGTCAGTCCTCGGGCAGGACATCACGATTGCCGGTCAGCAGCTCGTGATCAAAACCAAAGGCTCGCTTCTCATTGCCGGACATATCCAGGGCGATGTGCACGGCGAAGCCGTGACGGTCGGCGAGACGGGAAGTGTTGTAGGCACCATCACGGCACGCACCATCACGGTGCAAGGCGAAGTGAGCGGCGCCCTGAAAGGCACCTCGGTCAACCTCAACGCGACATCGCGAGTCGACGGCGACATCGTCAAGCAGACGCTCTCGATTGACGAAGGCGCGCAATTCGACGGCAGCGTCCGCCGTGCCAAAGACGTTGGCGAGGTCACGCCAGACCTGAGCTGA
- the thiC gene encoding phosphomethylpyrimidine synthase ThiC, whose translation MNKLTRAADIQTPKVTVGPHRASTKVYSSPLGHGDIRVPFREIALTDPTEPSFRVYDPSGPYTDPSETIDVTKGLPRIRDAWNAGRAGIETYDGRTVKPEDNGNVSGTHAARVFPTVYRPMRAANAEPLTQFECARAGIITKEMIYVAHRENLGREAVLARAKEALADGQSFGAELPEHITPEFVRSEIARGRAIIPSNINHGELEPMIIGRNFLVKINANIGNSAVTSSVEEEVEKMVWAIRWGADTVMDLSTGRNIHTTREWIIRNSPVPIGTVPIYQALEKCGGDPVKLTWELYRDTLIEQCEQGVDYFTIHAGVRLPFVPLTANRVTGIVSRGGSIMAKWCLAHHKESFLYERFDEICDLMRKYDVSFSLGDGLRPGSIADANDRAQFAELETLGELTKIAWDKGCQVMIEGPGHVPMHKIKVNMEKQLKACGEAPFYTLGPLTTDIAPGYDHITSGIGAAMIGWFGTSMLCYVTPKEHLGLPNRDDVKTGVITYKIAAHAADLAKGHPAAQLRDDALSRARFDFRWEDQFNLSLDPDTAVAFHDETLPKDAHKVAHFCSMCGPKFCSMKITQDVRDYAATLNDKEVGMAEMSEKFKAMGEQLYVNAARATDS comes from the coding sequence ATGAATAAACTCACGCGCGCCGCCGATATTCAAACACCGAAAGTGACCGTCGGACCGCACCGCGCTTCAACGAAAGTCTATTCGTCACCCTTGGGTCACGGCGACATCCGCGTGCCCTTCCGCGAGATCGCGCTGACCGACCCGACTGAGCCATCGTTCCGAGTCTATGATCCCTCGGGCCCCTACACCGATCCATCCGAGACAATCGACGTTACAAAAGGCCTGCCCCGCATTCGCGACGCGTGGAACGCTGGACGTGCGGGCATCGAGACCTACGACGGCCGAACCGTGAAGCCCGAGGATAACGGCAACGTTTCGGGTACCCACGCCGCGCGTGTTTTCCCGACGGTTTACCGCCCCATGCGCGCTGCCAACGCCGAGCCGCTCACCCAATTCGAATGCGCCCGCGCCGGCATCATCACCAAGGAAATGATCTACGTCGCGCATCGCGAAAACCTCGGTCGCGAGGCCGTTCTCGCGCGGGCCAAAGAGGCCCTGGCGGATGGCCAAAGCTTCGGCGCCGAACTCCCCGAGCACATCACGCCGGAATTCGTCCGCAGCGAAATCGCCCGCGGCCGCGCGATTATTCCGTCGAACATCAATCACGGCGAACTCGAGCCGATGATCATCGGCCGCAACTTCCTCGTGAAGATCAATGCCAACATCGGCAACTCGGCCGTCACGTCGTCGGTCGAGGAGGAAGTCGAGAAAATGGTGTGGGCCATCCGCTGGGGCGCCGACACCGTGATGGATCTCTCGACGGGCCGCAACATTCACACGACGCGCGAATGGATCATCCGCAACAGCCCCGTGCCGATCGGCACCGTGCCGATCTATCAGGCGCTGGAAAAATGCGGCGGAGATCCGGTAAAGCTGACCTGGGAGCTCTATCGCGACACGCTGATTGAGCAGTGCGAACAGGGCGTCGATTACTTCACGATCCACGCGGGCGTCAGGCTGCCGTTCGTTCCGCTCACGGCGAACCGCGTGACGGGCATCGTCTCGCGCGGCGGTTCGATCATGGCCAAGTGGTGCCTCGCGCATCACAAGGAAAGCTTCCTCTACGAGCGCTTCGACGAAATCTGCGATCTGATGCGCAAGTATGACGTGTCGTTCTCGCTCGGCGACGGATTGCGTCCGGGCTCGATTGCGGACGCCAACGATCGCGCGCAGTTCGCCGAACTCGAAACGCTCGGCGAACTGACGAAAATCGCCTGGGACAAAGGCTGCCAGGTTATGATCGAGGGCCCCGGCCACGTGCCGATGCATAAGATCAAGGTCAACATGGAGAAGCAGTTGAAGGCTTGCGGCGAAGCCCCGTTCTATACGTTGGGACCGCTGACGACCGACATCGCGCCGGGTTACGACCACATCACGTCAGGCATCGGCGCTGCGATGATCGGCTGGTTCGGAACCTCGATGCTCTGCTACGTCACGCCGAAGGAGCACTTGGGGCTGCCAAACCGCGACGACGTCAAGACGGGCGTCATCACCTACAAGATCGCAGCGCACGCCGCCGACCTCGCCAAGGGACACCCGGCGGCTCAACTTCGCGACGACGCACTCTCGCGCGCCCGCTTCGATTTCCGCTGGGAAGACCAGTTCAACCTGTCGCTCGACCCCGATACCGCCGTCGCCTTCCACGACGAAACGCTGCCGAAGGACGCTCACAAGGTCGCGCACTTCTGCTCGATGTGCGGACCGAAGTTCTGCTCGATGAAGATCACGCAGGACGTCCGCGATTACGCAGCGACCCTGAATGACAAGGAAGTCGGCATGGCCGAGATGAGCGAGAAGTTCAAAGCGATGGGCGAACAGCTGTATGTGAATGCCGCCAGGGCAACAGATAGTTGA